The DNA sequence GCGGTCGGCGGGGGGCTTGGCGGCGTTGCCGCCTGTGGCGGCGGATTCGGTCATGGCGGATCCCTTCGCACGGTGGGCTCCCGACCACGGTAAGTCGGGACCGGTTCCGCTGCCCGTCCCGACGCGGCTGCGGGTGGTCGGCCCCGCGGGGCGAAGTCCCCTACCCGCCCTTCCACCGTTCCCCGGGCTCCGCCCGGACCCGCGCCTCAAACGCCGGCGGGGCTGGATACATCCAGCCCCGCCGGCGTTTGAGGCGATCTTTTCAGCCCCTCCGGCGTTTGAGGAGCGGGGGTCCGGGGGCTGGTCCCCGGCAGCGGCGGCGCGGCTAGTCCGAGAGGCCGGCCAGATCGCGCAGGCGGCGGGCCTGGGCGGCACGCTCGGCGGCGCGCTGGTCCTCGTAAGGGCGCGACACCGCACCGCGAAGCAGCGCCTTCGTCTCGATCACCGCATCGCGCGGCGGAGCCAGCAGCGCGGTGGTGAGGTCCTGGACGGCCGCGTCGAGTTCGCCCGCGGGGACGACCAGGTTCGCGAGGCCGATCCGTTCCGCCTCCTCGGCTTGGACGAAGCGGCCCGTCGCGCAGATTTCGAGCGCGCGGGCATAGCCGACCGCCGAGGTCAGCGGCTGGGTGCCGCCGAGGTCGGGCACCAGGCCCAGCCCGGTCTCGCGCATGGCGAACTGCACGTCGTCCGCGACGACGCGCAGATCGCACGCGAGGGCAAGCTGGAAACCGGCACCGATCGCGTGCCCCTGAACGGCGGCGACGGAGATGATGTCGTTGCGCCGCCACCAGGTGAACGCCTCCTGGTACTCGGCGATGGTGGAGTCGAGCAGTTCCTCCGAACCGCGCGCCAGGTCAAGGAAGGACGGCTCACCCTCGAAGCCTTCGGGGGTGAATGCCTGCCGGTCGAGCCCTGCGGAGAAGGACTGCCCTTCGCCACGCAGCACGACGACCCGGACGGTGCCCGGCAACGACCTTCCAGCCTCCGTCAACGCCCGCCAGAGCGCGGGGGATTGAGCGTTTCGTTTGGCCGGATTGGTCAGTGTCA is a window from the Streptomyces sp. NBC_01244 genome containing:
- a CDS encoding enoyl-CoA hydratase/isomerase family protein, with translation MALLDKDGVRLTVDDTVATVTLTNPAKRNAQSPALWRALTEAGRSLPGTVRVVVLRGEGQSFSAGLDRQAFTPEGFEGEPSFLDLARGSEELLDSTIAEYQEAFTWWRRNDIISVAAVQGHAIGAGFQLALACDLRVVADDVQFAMRETGLGLVPDLGGTQPLTSAVGYARALEICATGRFVQAEEAERIGLANLVVPAGELDAAVQDLTTALLAPPRDAVIETKALLRGAVSRPYEDQRAAERAAQARRLRDLAGLSD